In a genomic window of Muntiacus reevesi chromosome 1, mMunRee1.1, whole genome shotgun sequence:
- the APCS gene encoding serum amyloid P-component: MNKLMLWVSVLVILPEAFAQTDLRGKVFVFPRESSIDHVTLITKLEKPLKNLTLCLRAYSDLSRAHSLFSYSIYGKDNELLLFKNRIGEYSLYIGKAKVTVRASEAFPSPVHICTSWESSTGIAEFWVNGKPLVKRGLKQGYSVGAYPKIVLGQEQDSYGGGFDKSQSFMGEIGDLYMWDSILPPEEILLVYHGHPFISPTILNWQALKYETKGYVIVKPLVWA, encoded by the exons ATGAACAAGCTGATGCTTTGGGTCTCTGTCCTCGTCATCCTCCCAGAAGCCTTTGCTCAGACAG ACCTCAGAGGGAAGGTATTTGTGTTCCCTAGAGAATCTTCCATTGACCACGTGACCCTGATCACAAAGCTGGAGAAACCCCTGAAGAACTTGACCCTGTGTCTCCGAGCCTATAGTGACCTCTCCCGGGCCCACAGCCTCTTCTCCTATAGCATCTACGGCAAGGATAATGAgctactgctttttaaaaacaggattGGAGAGTACAGTCTGTACATTGGGAAAGCCAAAGTTACTGTCAGAGCTTCTGAGGCGTTCCCCAGCCCAGTGCACATTTGTACCAGCTGGGAGTCGTCCACAGGCATCGCTGAATTCTGGGTCAACGGGAAGCCACTAGTGAAAAGGGGCCTGAAGCAGGGCTATTCTGTGGGAGCTTACCCCAAGATTGTCCTGGGGCAAGAGCAGGACTCCTATGGAGGAGGGTTTGATAAGAGCCAGTCCTTTATGGGAGAGATTGGGGATTTGTACATGTGGGACTCCATCCTGCCGCCAGAGGAAATCCTACTTGTGTACCATGGTCACCCCTTCATCAGTCCCACCATCCTGAACTGGCAGGCTTTGAAATATGAAACCAAAGGCTATGTTATTGTCAAGCCCCTGGTGTGGGCCTGA